In the Gorilla gorilla gorilla isolate KB3781 chromosome 1, NHGRI_mGorGor1-v2.1_pri, whole genome shotgun sequence genome, ggtctcgctCTATCACTGAAGCTAgaattcagtggcacaatcacacctcactgcagccttgacttcctgggtttaagtgatcctcccacctcagctccctgagtggctgggactacaagatgcatgccaccatgcctggataattaaaaaaaatttttttgtagagatggggtctcactatgttgcccaggctggtctcaaaccctaaggttcaggcaatcctcctgcgctggcctccaaaatgctgggattacaggcatgagccattgtgcctggccaggataaaaatattaaaacaatatatGAAACTACAGTAAAAATTTTATATCATAAGGATAAATACAACCTTGCCAGGACagtaattaacaaaaataaaagaaaaaagtaataaatacgaCTTTGTGGTGGGGAAGCAGGAATAAAGAGATAATGAAATTAAGAGGTGAGTAAAAAGATTCTCCTTGATCATAGAGGATGGCAAGAATAGACTGACTCTATTCACATTATTATGGAAGATAGGGAAGCTAGTTAACAATAGTTCATCTATTTCCTATTTCAATGTTTAGAAGGTACATCTGCCCCTAAATAGCCCACGGTCCACAGTCTCTTTGGAAGGAGAGACTGCAAAGTAACAGTGACTTTGGGAGGGGACTCTGGTAGACTGAATAATGCCACCTGCCAAAATGTCCATGTCTTAAtccttggaacctgtgaatgtgactttatcTGGCAAAGACTTTGCAGATGAGTTTAAATGATCTGAGATGGGGAGATGACCTAGATTATATAGGTGGGCCCTAAGTGCAttcacaagtgtccttataagagggaggcaggatggACACactgactcatgcctataattccagcactttgggaggccaaagcaggatgatcacttgaggccaggagttcaagatcagcctgggcaacactgtgggatctcatctctacaaaaaaattttttaaaatcagccaggtgtggtgacatgcacctgtagtctagctacttgggaggctgaggcgggtgggaggatcactggagcccagcagttccaggctgcggtgagctatgattgcaccactgcagtccagcctaggcaacacagcgagattccatttcttaaaaaaaaaaaaaaggaggtataTTTGATGAAGAGGAGGAGTCACGGAGGCAGAGATTATAGTGATACAGCAATAAACCACGTAATAAACCAATgtcagcagccaccagaagctggaagaggcaaggaatgaattctcccctagagcttctggagggagcatggccctgccaacaccttgattttggcccagtaatactgattttggacttctggcctccagaactatgagagaacaaatttctgttggtttaagccactaaagttgtgataatttgttacagcagccacaggaaactaatataggAACTAATCCAGCATTTCCAAAAATTGGAAATATTCAGCCCAACCCATTTAACTCCAGTCTTACagaaaagaagctatctgtgattCTGAGGAAAAGGAACAACTAAATAGAAAATACTACACAAGATTCATTTGTTCAACTTAGTGAAATAACAGGGCAAAATCTCCAATCATGCAGCCATATTGTAACATAAAAGGATAGCAATACTTCCAAAACAACAGGTTTGAAGAGGGAAATGTAGCAATTACAGAGCAAGGAAAGTGAGTTACTCGATCCTGCCAGTTTAGAGATTGCCAGATGTCAAACATGAGAAAGAGACTATATGCCATAAAAAAAAGGGTGCAAAGGAAATGGCAATGCAGAACCGTACCTATCATTTGCAGTTTCCAAAGCATTTCCAAATGCACAATAGTAGCAACCACACTGAGTACCAGGTGCTGCATGCTTTATATTCGTTGTCTTATTTAATCCACACAAAACTATCAGGATAAGTATTATAATACCCATTTTACAAAAAGTAAGCAAGTTAAGGAACAGGCCagaagtggcagaaccaggatttagAAACAATGTTTGTTTGGCTCCAAAGTCAACCCTCTTCGTATTGGGCTGGCCTGCTTTACTACACCATTAATCTTTATACATGCTCTGTAATGTAAACTGTGAGCTCCATCAAGATAGGGACTAAATATCTGCCTTGTCCACCACTGCATCtggtgatcaataaatatttggtaaatgaaTGAAGAGAACAGATGAAGCATAGAGAGATTAAGCAACttctccaagatcacacagccaacTATTTGACAGGGCTAGGTCCTCTGATTACAAATCCCATGCACTACAAACTTATCAAGATCCTACAGAATACTGAGCTATGTGTGTATCTTGGGTAAGTGGGTGAGGGAGGCAGATAAAGGAcaggaaagctttttaaaataaataagtaaatacatacatacatacatatatacatacatactgaTAGCCCACATGAGTGAAGGTAGATCTAAAGACTGATCGGAAAAGGTGGATTTGGAGCATTCAGGAAGAAGATGAAGGATGTTAATTGAAGATGATGTGGTAAAGCATTGCTGGATGAGGGAATGAATTGTCTAGGCAGAGGCTGAAGTAAATTGTATTCAGGGGAATACAGCCATTCCCCCAAATAACATGCCATCAGTCACAAGAGTATGTGAATACATGCCAGTGGCAGCTTTGCCTAAGAATTGAAGCAGAATAAGTGATTCCATGTGGTAAAGGACTTCTGAGCCAAATGGGCAGAGATTCTGCTTGCCTGAAGCTGAACTATCTGCCAGACTCTCCTAAAGTACTGGCTGGACACTCAGACTGGAAATGAAAAACTCAAGAATAATGAGAAAGACTGCGATGGGAGGTGGGGAGATAGGAAAGAAAATCACCACGAAGTGTGAAGCCTGATTAATTGCCCTTTGTCAGCATAATCCCCTTGTTCCCTCATCCTTGCTAAGGAAATGAAAGTTTTTACAGGATGTCCAGTTTAGGAGCCAAAGCAGAGGCTCTCCAGGTAACACAGACAAGAAAAAGCGTGTACTCctctataattttaataaatgcctGTAAGTTGCCAAGAGGAAGGCTTCAGATTTAGTGTGACCACTCTAGGCTACTCCTGTGCCCAGAGGCAAAGACCTTCCCTTGATCTTGACTTAGAGACTTGAAGCAGCAGGATAGTAGCTAATAGCAGTTCCATCACATAGCCTTGTTAAATCTTGGGATTAcattggaaaaataatatttcctcATGAGTTTCAGATTCATCCatttgtatccccagcacctagcagaGTTCCTGTCTTATAATAGGAGTTCAAATTGTATGAAGAACAAAGGGAAATTGATGATGAATGAATCATTAGGCACATATAGCAAAATGGCTCTAAAAATCTGTTTTCATAGGAATTTTTGGGTTTACATTATTAGCATTTAAGAGTGGGAAAAAGCGAAGCATGTTCTACTTAAGGAACTATGAACCAACAAATTTGAGATAATAATCATTTTTAGGTTATATGTCATTTGCAATGTCTCAGTCAATCCATATTGTAACccttgaagaaactgaagctcagtgaAATTAAGTCCCTTCCCCAAAGATTTGGCTGGTAAGTGACAAAGATCTCCAAAGCCTGTGTGTGCTCTTTTCactaaactttcttaaaaaaagaaaatctacagaAAAGCCCTGTAACTTTTCTCTGTATTATTGTTAAACAGAAAGTTAAAGATATAGTCACTTCCAGGTCAGGCAGGACCTGGCCAAGCAGACAGAAGGGATGTCTTGTAAATTCCAGGCTTAAATTCTGTACTCCACACCCTTCACTATATATTCCTTATTACTTACACTATAAATCTGGAACTCAAACTCAGACAGGAAACTACACTAGTTAAacgaaaacaacaaagaaaaccctCACATCCCTCTTTCCAGAAATTAACGAAGTTCTCTAACTGAAATAGAGTTTCTAACCTGGCACATTTCCACAGAATTTAACATTGAAAGAGCCAAGGCCTGGGATTTATCCTCAGTTCCTGGGCAAGGGCCAGGAAAACAGCCAGACAGAAAGGCTGGAGTTGTGAGTCTCCATACTAAAAAAGATACCAAAGTAAGGTACTGAGCCACAGGAAGCTGGTGTGAGTTCAGTGGTACAGGTCCGGATTTAAATACACAATTACTATGAGTGACTTGTGAAGGCACTACCTAGTTCCCCAGTAAATCTGAAGTTGCACTGAAATTTCAGAGTGAAGGTAAGTAAGTAAAGAATTTAACAGTCAAGGTTAAGGAGCTGGAGCAAATTAACAGGTGAGTCCAGGAATTGCAGAGATCACAGAGGAAAGACTGAGAGGGTATGGATGAGAAATTGGATCTGAAATAAAAGACAGGATCCCACACAATGGGGACTGGTTCTCAAAGGCAGAGAGATGTTAAGGTATTAAGCTGGAGGAGGAATTCCATTTCTAAAGGAGAAAAGCTTAGGAAGAAAAGAGGATTGTATCTGAAAAAGGGTCCCTGGAGAATATATTAATAACTCAGTAAAGGGGAGGAGGTAGGAGGCTTAAacgtgtgtatgagtgtgtgcgtCTGTGCGTGTGCGTAGCCCAGAAGGAAACTCCCCAAAAGGAAATGCATGTGAGGGCTCCACGCCAGGAAAAGCGATCCGGAGGACTGTGGGAGCAAGGCTCCCTTACAGAGGGTGTCGCGCAGGAGGCCAGACCCGCAGACTCACCTCGGCCATAGCCCTGCGTGTGCTTGGCGAAGCTCCTCACCACGGCCTCCACGGCCTCTCGCAGCACTGCCGGGCTGCCGGCGGCGCCGGGGGGCAGGGGTAGTCCTGGGGCCCCAGACAGGAGCAGCGGCGGCGGGGGCGGTGCGGGAGGCGGCGGGGCAGGCGGGGGGCCCGCAGGGGGTGTGGCGGTGGCAGCCGCGGCCCCAGTCACTCCGGGCCGCAGCGCTCGGAGAGTGCCCCTCCCGCTGGTGCCCACACCAGGCTGCAGCCGCTGCGCTCGCATAGTCTCCATCCCGGCCGCCAGTGGAGTAGCGCCCCGGAGCCTGCCAGCCTGCCGAGCTAGCGGTCCCAACCACCCCAGTCAGCTAGCGCCTGGGGACTGAGGGCGGTGCCAGGGCCGAACCTTCAGTCAAGTGGGGGCGGGGACGAGCTGGGTCCCATGCCAATCACCAGTGATGGGGCGGGAGCTGGAGGGCTCCTGCTCCGCCATAGGCAAATTATTGAGGAGGGTGGGGATTCTCAGAACCAATTGCAAAGAGAAAAAGCGTATCCTCTGAAAGGCAGACGCAGAGCTTGGGCGCGTCTTTGGGAGTCCTGCGGCAAGCACTAGAAAGCACGACAGAATCTTGGGGCGGggcttgaagaaaaaaatgggccTAGATGCAAGATTGGGGAGGATTGCAGACAGAGTAGAGATCATTTTGTCCTACCATTTCATTTCACAGATTGTAGGTGAGGAAATTGTGGCTCAGAGAAGTAATTCGACTTGTCCAACATCATATGCAATTGGTGGTGGAGCTAAGGCAAGAAAGATACTGACATTTAATGAACATAAACTATGCAATGTACTGTAGTGCATGTCTTATTTACAATCACAATCACTAActagattttgttattttaggGATAAGGAAACAGATGCTGAGGGAAGCtagaaaaattggccaaaattaAATAGCTAAGAGATGGCAAAGTGGAATTCAGAGTTTAAGCATAGGTGTTCTGATTcccaatatttttatctttttactaTGCCACATTGTTGGGTAAATTTCTGAGTTCACTTATTCTAAGTAGAGGAAGGGAATAAGAGAGAGTGGGATGGGCAAGTCTCTTTGCCTCCCATTAGAGTGAGAAAGAGTTAGGATACATGCAGAAAATTAGCAAACTGAGAAGTCCAGTTGGGGGAATTAAGAAAATTACCCTTGTTGGTATAATATGTCAGACTGGGTTCCTCTGATTactttgcacacacacacacttgcacacatgaacacacacactctACATACCCTTTATCATGTGGTCACCAGGCCATTTTTGCTTAGGTGAGATTATATTAACTGCTTCCCCCCATCTCTCCTACAGTGGCTCAGAAATCAAAGATGGGGAAATAGAGGccagaagtagaagaaaatagaagaaacacaCTTGGTGAAATGAAAATTAGACTCTGAATAAAAACTGTGAGTAGTCAAGAAATAGGAAGTTTCAAAAGGAGACAGTTAATCTACTGGGATATATCTGCTGATGATGGAGGGAGGAACTCTTTGTAGGAATCTTAAAGAATTCAAGGTTGGACATAGAGGAAACTGGAGGAAATGAAATCCTGTCAAATGCCTTAAAATCTTCAGGACACAGGACACTTGCCTTTTCTCTATAGAAAAGTTGGTTTCTTGGAAAGAAGGTGGCTGGAACGGCTAAGTATCCCTTGGATAATTATAGCTATAAGTTAGTGTTACCCTCCCTCCCCATTCCTCATTCCCCATACCCACACCTCCAGGCAGAAGTGACAAAACAGAGACTTCTGAACACATTTATTTGATATGTCAAGTGGAGAGAGGAGTGATTTAGGGTTTCTCCCCACTTCTACCTGTGGGGGTGTTCATAAGCTCAGACAGACAGAAGAGCAGCTTAGAGCCCATGACCCACCCCCTGGGAAAATGAGACAATCTGTTGTAGTTGTTGGAGGAACAGCGTGGGAATAAAAAGCAGGAAGTTGAGAAGTGAAGTTGAGAGCAGTAAAGACAGCAGCAGAACTGAGGCTGGGGGTTGCTGCAGGAACCCCCAAGAAGAGTGAAAAAGATATCCTGAAAAGTGGTTGGGGTTAGAAGCAGGGTGTGAATAAGGAGCCAGGCCTGGAGAAAGAAGCAAGACCTGCAGAAGGGGCTGGGATGTTCACGGAGAGAGTGTGCAAAATCATGATGGGCTGTGTTTCAGAGCATACATGGAAAGCAAGGGATTGCTTCTGCAGGAGGGCAAAGACATCGGAGACTGCCCATAAGTAAGGGTTCCCTACTGCTTCTGAACAAATGCAAGAGAGTTTGGGACCCTAGCCCTGTGTGTTTATTGATGTGCTGTGCCTGTAGGTACACAAGTAATCCCATATGCACGTGAAATGACCAGGGCAtgaatacatgtgtgtatatacccagtaaataGAGTACTTATTCTTTCTTGCTAATAAGAGTACTGTGCTTATGGACACATGTTTAACCATGTGTGGGTGCACTGTGCATCCATGAGCACATGCAAGAGATCCCTTTGttcgtggtgtgtgtgtgagctggTTCTCCCACCTATCCCATTAAGGTCCTAATCCCCACCCTCCTTGGCTCCTCTCACTCCTCTCAGCGCCCTGGCTCCCCAGGCCCACCTAGACTCTGGAAGCCCCCCAGCAGGCGGATCTGCTCAGTCTGCATGGAGTGGCGTCTCACCAATTTGCGCTTGGTCCTGGGAGAGCCTGGCGCCCCGGCATAAGGAGGGGCAGGCAACGAAGGCGCCCGACCTCCGGGTTGTGGGCGAATGTCAGGGATGGGAGGGTGGGGACTGACGTTGAGAGGGGGTAGGAAACCCGGCCGCGTTTGCGAGATGTGGTCCAGGAGCAACGTCCCCGAGCCCCTCCGCTCCAGCAGCCCCGGACTCCGCCTCCGTCCGCTTAGCGGAGATACTGCCCCTGGCAGACTCTCCTGGGACTGGCGCGGAGAGGGAGCCGAGCCGGCTGGAGGGAGGGTCAACGGGGAGGCGCTGTATCGGCGGCGCTCCAGGGACAGGCGGCTGGACTCAGGCGAGTCAGGGCAAAGGTGTCCAGGGGTGTCCAGCTCCACTGGCTCCATGCGGCTCAGTTTCTGCCTCAGCCCTGAAGGGGGACCAGACTCCTGAGCTTCTGGTGCTGTGTTTCGGCGAGAGAGAGGACCCCCGCTAGTCACTTTCTCCGCCCATGGGGGCGGGTCCTCAGGGCCTTCGGTGCTGTGACGTCGGGAAAGACGGGGTCGACCGGTCAGGGTCAGGCCATTGAATTCGGCAGTCAAGCGCTCGATCCCCGGTCTCCCTTCAGTGGGTGGGACTGGTTGAGGAGGGGCCACTAGGCCCCAGGGCTCGGAGTTGAGCCTTTTGAGTGGTTTTGGGGGATGGCGTGGTGGTTTGGGGAGCGGCTCGGAAGGGGATGGGTCATCGGGGGGCTTAGGAAGAGGGAATTCAAATACGTCCcgcttctcctcttcttcctgggcGCGAGGGGATAACATCCCACGCCCTCCTTCTCCTGCGGTCTGCAGTTGGATTTCCGAAGGCGACGTGCAGACCCCCGGGCTAGGAGAGGCGGGAGCAGGGTCCTCCACCCCTGGGGATGGTGGAGAATTGAGATACTGCCGGGTCTTCTTGGTGCCTGAGGGCGAGGTAtcggtggtgatgatgatgacctCCGTGCCCTTGGCCTTGCAGGCGTCCAGCAGTGTGGCAAGGGTCTCGCGGTCCCCGCGGTCCAGGGCGTGGACAAGAGCCGAGGCGCCCGCGTGATCTCGGACTGAGGGGTCTGCGCCGTGGGCAAGGAGCAGCGAGGCCACCGCGGCGCCCCCACCCCCGGCGCAAGCGTGCATGAGCGCCGTGCGCCCTAATCGGTCTGCGATATTGGGGTCCGCGCCTTGCTCCAGGAGGTAGCGTACCATGCGTGCCTTGTTCTGGGGGTCGTCGTAGCGGGCCCGACAGGCTGCCATTAGCGCAGTCTCCCCCTGCGCATCACCCTCATTCACGTAGGCGCCTCCCTCCAGAAGCAAACGGGCCAAGCGTAGCTTACCCTGACCCACCGCCCGAAGAAGAGCGTGGCCCTCGGTGTGCAACATAGCTGCGGCTGGGGCGAGGGCACAGATGGAGCCGGGACTGAGATCTGCCGAGGATGACTAGGGGTATGGGGAGGGGGAGTGGCTGGCAGAGGCCTGAGGTCTCAGTGACGAAGCCGATCCCTGCAAGAGAGACATCTTATTGATAGATTcggcagggaaactgaggcacagatgcAGGGACCCAGCGTGGGGTGGAGGAGACCTTCACGGCATACAGTCCTTCCTCTAACTCATGCCTTTGAGCCGGCCCTTCCCCCGCAGCGCATGCCTGAGGAGGTGGGAAGGGTGCACCCGCACTGAAGGACTAGCGCGCGTGCAAATGCGTTCGTGCACGCGCAGGGATGTCcgcacccccaccctcaccccatggCTTATCAGACCTTTCCTCTATCCCCCTTGTCTTATCCACACTTGGGATCCCCCTTTCTAGGATGCTGAACGCCACCCACCCACATACATGCACCCTACAGTCACACATGTATTCTCGTTCCTAACCTGTTTTAGCTTGCCACAACCCCAAAAATTGAGAAGGGGGAGGGAAGCAGCCTGCATTTGAGACCTAAAACGGGTGGAGGGAGAATTGGGGGGTTCTATTGCCCCTGCGATGTTCCCCATCACTCCTTGCTCTTTCCCCTCCCAGGCTGTGTGCCCAGATGGATACCTGAATGTCCGCAGAATCTCCGCCTGGCCAGGATTGGGGCCGTGGCCACGGGGCAGCCGAGGTGGCGGAGCCAGTTTCCTGGGGGCCCGCATGGCGTGGAGGGGGGGCACCCGGATTCCCTTGGTGTCAGTATCTGCGCCCCGGCGCCGGATCCTGGTCCCTCCTCCCGGAGCGCCCCGGGCACAGCGCCGGCTCGGGAGGAGAGAAGCTTGgcggggggggtggggtgggggggtggggggggcggaGCTCTGCTGTGCTATTTATAGCCTAGTCACTGCGGGTGGGGGCGTCAGGCACCAAACTGCTCCCCCACTCATGCACACATAAACCCTCAAAAACCTAGAGGCTCCAATCCTGACTTCCTTTTCTCAGCCGACCTCCCCTCAGCCCCAACAAACCTAAGTGTTCCTTAGGGGACTCCTCCGCGACCCAGACAGGGACCATCATCCAGATTCTTCGCTGAGATTCAGCAGATCCCCCGCTGAGATTCAGCAGATCCCCATTCTCCGCACTTGGTGTGTTTGTGCGCTCCTGTGCGCCAGACCTGACCTGCCATACACGGCACATGGCACACTGTGTAAGAAAGGTGTAGAAAGGCTTTTTGGATCCACAGCCGGTGTCCATACTGTGCAAAGAGAGGCAAGAGATGTGGCTTTCTTCCTGTAGTTTAATTGTGAAGGAGATCACGGTCCAGCCTGGAGTCAGACACAGATACACCCCCGCCCCATCTCTCAAAAACGGAACACCCATCGCAGAGAAACTTGGACCTCAGCTCCCTTATGTAGACCTCTTAGATAAGTATGAGGAAGGTGGATATGGGAGCACTTTTAGATAGGGCAAGGGACATTCCCAGGTGCCTCCACCCCGTATTATTGTGGGCAGGGAGATAGGACAGGGGCAGGAAGAAGAGCGAACCTTGTAATACACTCTCTCACATTGCATCTCTTTAATCTCAGTCTTGCTTAGACGTCTTATTTTTTCCATCTTGCTTGACGATCTCTGTCTGAAACATTCCTTATATCTTCTCTCTTCCTATCTGTCTATTGGTCTCTCATActgtctctgcctctccttgCCACCTGCCCTGTCTCCATGGTTACCATAGCTTCCATCCACATATTTTAGGAATGAGTTTGTGTCCAGCTGGAAGGCACCAAGGGaagtgggagaaaaagaaaaatcctaaggATTTAAAAAGTTCACTCAGGGTCCTGAGCTAATTCAGAGGCTGGAGGCCCCCCAGATGCAAGATACTGAAAATAATGTTCCCAgggatgggagagagagagaaatatttgcaggaaGCTACCCATTTTTACTAGTTATTTCTTGGACACGTGTCAACTATGTGCCATGTGCTTTACATACACTATTTTCAATCCTCACAACTCTACAAGATAGGAACTATCATCTTcttgttacagatgaggaaacagacttaATAAGGTTAAGCAAGCTCTCCAAAGCTTGTTTCTGTCCTATGTTTCTGTCCTATGGCAAAGACTGGGCGCTTGCCACTACACCTACAGCCTCCCAGTCTACAGGCCATTTTCTCTGACATCTGGGATGTTCTTCTTGACCAACTCCTAGATTTCATCTCCATTCTGAACCTTTCTCCCTTGTTTCTGCTTTCTGTGAAAATAGGACTCCTCCTTCCACTCTGCTGGCTTTCCCAAGGAGCTCGCAGGAAGTGGAAAGTAGtggaaaatgcagaaaaagctgGGCTCCTGCCCTGTCTCCCCAGCCCTGGTACTCTGATCCCAAATCCTTCCTTTCTCGAACCCTCTGCCCACCTTCTCACAAACACGGCAGCAACccacagaaaaacatttttagaaaagaagTATCCATTGGTGGTGCTGGAGAGAGGCAGTGTATGATTGAAAGGAAGGCTGGAGTAATGGAGAGACCAAGCTATGAAGCTAGAGTCACAAAAAGACTGATCCCTAAAGAGCAGCTTTTACAGGGGTTCATTTCTCCGTAGGCCGTCTCCTCCTTTGGCCTCTCTGTAGGGGCTCCCTCAACACGGTCCCTCGATGAGATATGAGTGTCACATTCCCTCGGTGAACTCTCGCCGGCTAGTAGCTCCTTCATCTGGAGTGAGACCGGAAATAAGTGACCCCAGCTGATTCTGCAACCCCCATCTCTCTCTGCGACCCGCTTCGCAAGCTTCGGTTCCGGGCTTActcgctccctccctccttctcttcctaggCTTTAAGAGGGCGGACTTCCCTCCTCGGCTTCTCCTGCATTGGCCGAGAAAACTCACCAATAGGGAGCTCCGGGAGGCGGGCTTAGAACGCCACCGACTTGAGGAACCCCAGTACATTTCAAGTTGGCCGCGGCTTGGGCTCCGCTCTGGGGAGGGGCAGCAGGTAAGGCTTGACCTGGTTCGGTCTGACACTTGCCAAACTTGTTCACCCCGGCCAGGCTGCGAAATAGACAACGCTTTCCGTCAGGTTGTTGGATCAGCCCCCTTCTGCCTCCCTACCGTTTCTCCCCTGGGCTTCCATTTCCGTATTGATTGTATACTAGAGAATGGTAGTTTTCTATCGCGCATGGGGAGAGACATTAAAGCAGAAAACGAGACAGCCTCTTGTATCTGTCTTTGCTATAGCATCAACTTCCCCCAATCTATTAATATTATCCCAAGAACCTGACAAACTCCTGTTATCTATGAAGACTAGCTGAAATGCTACCTGTAGTTTTCCTGGGCCGCCTTTCTTGCAAAATGAATTGTTCCCCCGTCTACGATAGCGTTTTGTGTATACCTTTATTAGGACACTTAGTGCACTGTCTCTCTTTAACGTTTCTATGCCTTTTAGAATAGAAGGTTTTGTAGGACAGGTGCTAGTAGTTAATATATAGTGCCCAATAAACGTTAGTTAAATAGAATTGATTTCTGGTAACTAGCACTCTTTTTGGGGAGGCAGAATTTAAACTCCTAACATAACTAGGGAACAATAAAAGACAATACAGTATGTAATTAAGAGCCATTAAATTAGTGGTTCATAATATTAGTGTTTCATAATTGTTTCTACAAtctagagaaggaagaaagcaaggagAACTGGAATGGTGAGGGGAGGCTTTATGGATCACAATTTCTCAAGTTTGGAAAGGCCCatagaaataatgtatttattcattcaacaaatatttattgagcacctactatatgccagacacaaTGCTAAATCATGCTGATCATAGGGAATCCTCTACTAGAGCCATGCATCCTTCTTACAAACCCTATTTAGTAAATTTTTACCCAGCTTCTATGTAAACATCTTTAGTAAGGGAACTCTCTTATCTCTCTTGTAGGTCATTCCATTTTTTGATACCTGTTCTTTAGTCAATATCCAACAAATATtctaaataagaaatatatagcTAAAGGAAATGCATTCCACACTTCCACTGTAAAAGAGGGAAatatggctgggtatggtggctcatgcctgtaat is a window encoding:
- the ANKRD34A gene encoding ankyrin repeat domain-containing protein 34A, whose amino-acid sequence is MLHTEGHALLRAVGQGKLRLARLLLEGGAYVNEGDAQGETALMAACRARYDDPQNKARMVRYLLEQGADPNIADRLGRTALMHACAGGGGAAVASLLLAHGADPSVRDHAGASALVHALDRGDRETLATLLDACKAKGTEVIIITTDTSPSGTKKTRQYLNSPPSPGVEDPAPASPSPGVCTSPSEIQLQTAGEGGRGMLSPRAQEEEEKRDVFEFPLPKPPDDPSPSEPLPKPPRHPPKPLKRLNSEPWGLVAPPQPVPPTEGRPGIERLTAEFNGLTLTGRPRLSRRHSTEGPEDPPPWAEKVTSGGPLSRRNTAPEAQESGPPSGLRQKLSRMEPVELDTPGHLCPDSPESSRLSLERRRYSASPLTLPPAGSAPSPRQSQESLPGAVSPLSGRRRSPGLLERRGSGTLLLDHISQTRPGFLPPLNVSPHPPIPDIRPQPGGRAPSLPAPPYAGAPGSPRTKRKLVRRHSMQTEQIRLLGGFQSLGGPGEPGR